From Arachis hypogaea cultivar Tifrunner chromosome 3, arahy.Tifrunner.gnm2.J5K5, whole genome shotgun sequence:
aatcaattccaTATTCattaaaaacacacaaattctcCATAACCATAAACAACACATCATGAGGATCTCTATCTAAAACAATGaaccttaattttttttcataaatatttttttggatttgtgATTTAAAACTTTGCTTAGAATCACTTTGTATTGTTAtctctaaaattttataaaaaatttaaaataaaaataaaaataaaaacacaaatcaaatgaatttttatttttttaaatgctaAACTCtagatatattttttgtgtttcgaTAATCTACTTCACTTTATAGTGTTTTTTTTAATGGAATAATAAGCATCAGAACTTTAATATTCAGGATATAGTTGCATAGTTTGAGGATTTGTTTGGGTGGATTTTTTAGAAATAAGTTtagtgatttttttaatttattaattatgtttagatataataatataaaaatattttttacttatttattatgtaaaaatacttttaataaaataactttttaaaaaaaataaattataattttttaaaaatatatttttttaatttttttaatatttttttttattattaaaaatttgtcaaaggtaataaaaaaaaaaagacttcaaGACTCCAAACAAAAGTCCCGAATcgtgagaaagtaaaatataatttCCTTTTCCACTAGCTTACAGTTCCAGTGGTTATTCCTTGACaacgtaaaataaaatgaatgttTAGTTGGTAGAAACATAAAATGAAGATTGTCCATAGACTTACTGGCTAGCTTTGATGAAAAGATGCACACAAACACCCATCAATGATTATGGCTTTAACAGAACAGACATCCTGACTTGCGACCAATTATTGGTAAAAACAAAAATGGAAATTTCAGTGGCTATCAAACAAGAAAGGTTAGGCTAACATTAAATTCTGTGGGACCAGTTTGTCTAATCCAATATCCGTTTTCAGAGTTGTCTTACCCAGCAATGCCACCATTCATCTTCTATCCTCCACACATCCATTTTCTTGGTTCACAAAGCACCACCAACATCCCACATTCATCCTCTTATCTTCCTCTTTCTCCAAACCAGCAGCATTCATTCCTTGCATTCCATGGCTGCTGATTCCTCTTCTGCCAATGCTTTCCTTGAAGAACTAGAGGCCCTCAGTGACTCCCTCTACAAATCACACACAACTCGAAGAACAGCTTCCCTTGTCCTGCCACGAACTTCATCTCCTTCTGTTCCATCTGCCCAAGAAGAAGATGTCAAAGTCAATGCAAAACCTCGATCACGCCGCCTGTCCTTGTCCCCATGGCGATCAAGGCCGAAGCTTGAAGATGCCAAGGCACCACCAACTACTCAGTCACCGGGAGAAACCAGAAAGCTAGATGAGTCGTCCGGTGACGGTGACAAGAAAGGGATTTGGAGCTGGAAGCCTATCCGGGCTTTGTCTCATATTGGAATGCAGAAACTAAGCTGTTTATTCTCCGTTGAAGTGGTTGCAGCACAAGGCCTTCCTTCTTCCATGAATGGCCTTAGGCTCTCTGTGTGTGTTAGAAAGAAAGAGACAAAGGACGGTGCTGTTAAGACCATGCCATCACGTGTTACACAAGGAGCTGCAGATTTCGAAGAGACTCTTTTCATCAGGTGCCATGTTTATGCCACCCAAGCTGGTGGAGCTGCAAAGCAGGTTAAGTTTGAGCCACGCCCCTTTTTGATATACCTTTTCGCAGTTGATGCTAAAGAGCTTGATTTTGGAAGAAGCTCGGTGGATTTGAGCGAGCTCATCAAAGAATCCATTGAGAAAAACCATGAAGGAACACGAGTTCGCCAATGGGACACAAGCTTCAGCTTGTCTGGAAAGGCAAAGGGAGGAGAACTTGTTCTCAAACTGGGATTCCAGATCATGCAGAAAGATGGTGGACTCGATATATATAATCAACTCGAGaatccaaattcaaattcaaattccaagacCAGCTCCAGCTCCAGCAAGTTGAGAAATTTCTCATCTTTTGCTCGCAAACAATCCAAGACGTCCTTCAGCATGCCTAGTCCCAGAATGACAAGCAaaaatgatgcacgaaggcaggCAGATATTCAAGGAATGGATGATTTGAATCTTGATGACCCAAACCCGAAACCTGAAAAGGTGGAGGATTTCGATCTTCCTGATTTCGAGGTTGTTGACAAAGGTGTTGAGGTTcaagagaaggaagaagatggAGGGGAATCTGAGAAACCTTTACCAGTCAAATCAACTCCTCCAGGTGAAGTTGTCAAGGAAATAGTCCATGATCATCTGCATCTCACTAGATTGAGTGAGCTTGATTCAATTGCCCAGCAGATAAAAGCTCTTGAGTCGATGATGGGAGAAGATGATAAGTATATGAAATTAGAGGACGAGACACAATCGCAAAGGCTAGATGCAGACGAAGAAACTGTGACGATGGAGTTTCTTCAGCTGCTTGAGGATCAAGACTTCAAAGGATACTCATTCAATCAACCTGAAATTCCACCATTACAACTTGAAGGACAGAAGGAATCTTCTTCTGCAGATGCTGAATCCAAGGTGTATCTGCCTGACCTTGGAAAGGGTTTGGGCTGTGTAGTTCAAACCAGAGATGGAGGCTACTTAGCTTCCATGAATCCATTAGATATGGCTGTGGAGAGGAAAGATACCCCAAAGCTAGCAATGCAGATGTCAAAGCCCTTTGTGTTGGAATCACATCAAAGCGTGACTGGCTTTGAGTTGTTTCAAAAACTGGCTGGTATTGGTCTTGATGAACTCAGCTCtcaaattttgtcattgatgcccATAGATGAACTTAGGGGCAAAACTGCAGAACAGGTGGCTTTTGAAGGCATTGCTTCTGCCATCATACATGGCAGGAGCAAGGAAGGAGCCAGTTCAAGCGCCGCTCGCATAGTTTCTTCCGTGAAAAGTATGGCAAATGCTATGAGCTCAGGAAGAAAAGAACGAATTTCGAGTGGCATTTGGAATGTGGATGAAGATCCGGTCAGTGCAGAGAAACTTCTGGCTTTTGCAATGCAGAAGATTGAATCAATGGCAGTGGAAGCATTGAAAATTCAAGCAGAAATGGCTGAGGAAGAAGCTCCGTTTGAAGTTTCTGCACTCAGCTCAAAGAAAGGGGACATTGagagtgggaaagagattttggcTTCTGCTTCTTCACTTGAGGATTGGATCAAAGATAATGCAAGTTCTGAGAGTGAAGCAGAAAAGGCCACACTGATGTTGGTTGTCCAATTGAGGGATCCGCTGAGACGCTATGAAGCAGTTGGAGGGCCTATGTTAGTAGTTGTTCATGCAACACAGGcggaggagaaggaagaggaggaggagaagaagttcAAATTAAGTAGCATGCATGTGGGAGGCTTCAAGGTGAGGAGTGGCACAAAAAAGAATTCATGGGACAGTGAGAGACAGAGGCTAACTGCAATGCAATGGTTGGTCTCATATGGCTTTGGAAAGGCAGCAAAGAAAGGGAAGCAAGCATTGCAAAAGGGGCAAGACCTGTTATGGACTATTTCCTCCCGAATTGTGGCTGACATGTGGCTTAAAACCATGAGAAATCCAGATATCAAGCTTCTAAAGTGATGATGATTCGTTTGTGCAGATTTAAGTATGAGCATAAGCACTGTGTATATGTCTATGCCATGTCAAATATTTCATTGATAGAGGGATATattacattttcttttcttttctgcttCTTTCTCAGTTCATGTTTGTTATTACTTTGGTTGGATCAGACATAAGTGCAAAAGCATACCTTTTTTACAAAAACCTTTTGTATACATACGTGGTTGTGGCAATACAGAATGTTGAGAAGTTACTTACATGAGATTATTTTATCTATGctttattgatataatattttaatgttTGCACGAATTATGAAGTTACAATAATTGCATTAACACAATGAGAATTGTGTTGTTAAGGGCAGGGTATATAAACATGTTGCctgaaaaaattgaaaagaaaaaaaagcaagcgaATTAAATAAGTCAACCAATAAAGACTGTGTTTTCTTACACA
This genomic window contains:
- the LOC112734245 gene encoding protein PLASTID MOVEMENT IMPAIRED 1, which gives rise to MAADSSSANAFLEELEALSDSLYKSHTTRRTASLVLPRTSSPSVPSAQEEDVKVNAKPRSRRLSLSPWRSRPKLEDAKAPPTTQSPGETRKLDESSGDGDKKGIWSWKPIRALSHIGMQKLSCLFSVEVVAAQGLPSSMNGLRLSVCVRKKETKDGAVKTMPSRVTQGAADFEETLFIRCHVYATQAGGAAKQVKFEPRPFLIYLFAVDAKELDFGRSSVDLSELIKESIEKNHEGTRVRQWDTSFSLSGKAKGGELVLKLGFQIMQKDGGLDIYNQLENPNSNSNSKTSSSSSKLRNFSSFARKQSKTSFSMPSPRMTSKNDARRQADIQGMDDLNLDDPNPKPEKVEDFDLPDFEVVDKGVEVQEKEEDGGESEKPLPVKSTPPGEVVKEIVHDHLHLTRLSELDSIAQQIKALESMMGEDDKYMKLEDETQSQRLDADEETVTMEFLQLLEDQDFKGYSFNQPEIPPLQLEGQKESSSADAESKVYLPDLGKGLGCVVQTRDGGYLASMNPLDMAVERKDTPKLAMQMSKPFVLESHQSVTGFELFQKLAGIGLDELSSQILSLMPIDELRGKTAEQVAFEGIASAIIHGRSKEGASSSAARIVSSVKSMANAMSSGRKERISSGIWNVDEDPVSAEKLLAFAMQKIESMAVEALKIQAEMAEEEAPFEVSALSSKKGDIESGKEILASASSLEDWIKDNASSESEAEKATLMLVVQLRDPLRRYEAVGGPMLVVVHATQAEEKEEEEEKKFKLSSMHVGGFKVRSGTKKNSWDSERQRLTAMQWLVSYGFGKAAKKGKQALQKGQDLLWTISSRIVADMWLKTMRNPDIKLLK